Sequence from the Rutidosis leptorrhynchoides isolate AG116_Rl617_1_P2 chromosome 3, CSIRO_AGI_Rlap_v1, whole genome shotgun sequence genome:
TGAAACCATAGAACATGAAAAAATCATTCATGAAGTGTAcccttatattattttttttttattttttttttttgcaaaaaacaAAAACTTTATAACAATTCTCGTCTCGGAAAGAGACAAGAAAGCAACGATACAACACAATCCACGAACTAGGTTCGAAGACAGAAAACAAAACATAACAATAAAATCGAGCTAACGCTAACAACCCACGGTGTAGCGAcctcgacaaatcgtcaagtgacggcgtcgactacgtaggtcccattacctggtcataagtctttaaaacagacgtttgacccaaaatatgtcgcatccattcaagtgtaaagattgtttcaaagtttacaaagataattgaccacaagttaagttacaacgttataagtacaaatgaaaactatgcgacacagtttaaataagttcaaaagatgctccaaaatgcatgtatactcgacatccaagcaagtatcaaaagagtgcggaagcatgtatcactaagcattcaaaacctgagaaaacatagaagaatctgtcaacgaaaacgttggtgaaatcataggtttagtaagtattaaacgttgtttttgaaccacaagattttgtatttccataacgtagattatccaaatcatttgcattccaaaagtgttgttatacgcgagcactcaattatcaaaacttaaccaacgttaccccatcacacagtgctagaacccacactaaaacacaaaaatatatttcatccgcataacggtagcgaaccgtccgaatgagggtttgttaaacccgtatggccacacaatataagttctcgcttacaccctgcaagtgtaactaatgataatcgaattgaggcatttttgttctaactcgcacgtggaatgtttgttttcacacttgtgttcaaaacataaaagtaagtagtacaagatgtaacaaagtatatgttttctcagcccacgatttaaaagtataaaagttgttgaaaaggtgggactatgatctcaccttgagcgcaagagttaataaagtacttcaacaagtagacgcgtgcaaagacaaagctagtcttgacctaaacatataggttgtatcaataacggtaaacacaaacggtcaaagatgttcaattagtcctatggctcgttacgactcgattaatatagcatgtgaatcaatttgtcaagtttcatgcacgatacaagtagttaagtatgttagaacgattgtataatcgtttggttaagtttgactaaaagttaaacttggtcaaagtcaaagtcaacggggtcgggtcgggtatccgacaattttcccaagacgagaagtcatataagagcctaatagtcaagtttcatgttaaacggagttttagttaagcggaaacatttttgtgacatttaaaaacaaaagagagtggcctggggcttttgcgcggcgcgcactgggttgcgcggcgcgcacccaagtgcaatttctggtcagaactcaaccaagaaggcaaacatctgggatctctgattctgcgcggtgcgcgggtaaatgcgcggcgcgcaatacctgggaatcatgcagtttgcagaaaaatggtccaagtcacgaaccaaaatacaatataacacatttcatgcaccgaaaacacttaaaacgcataacctatatcattagaaaggtaatttgacaaggaaaacaactaagcacatttcatcaagcaattcatcactaacaacaaccaaaaaccacattaaacgttcataatcaaagtttcaagttctaaaacgcattttatgattcgggcaaccaatttacatgtatgatatgccgtttcgaaggtaatcatacacacattgcaacaaaattcttatctacaatatttcatagcatttggtgcatcaaaagttcatctaaagcttatcaaaccctaatccaagttcacaaaatcactaatcatgttcttggagtttccttaatcaacctatacatcaaaacgaagctaatgatactagtaacacttttaaaacatgcactttaacaatctaacaacatttgatcatccaaaatcaaggatttagcaagtaattttcatattgaactagttacaccaaaaacaacgaatcgagcatacaaattacatacacgacatcacaatgagccatagacactaattaacaactttataactcaaaaatctcaagaacacataaaattagtgattttagaaagttacccaaatgagatgaagttggtatcaaattgaagaggatgaagagaggattccaaatatgtattttgttttggttgaagcttccaaatccgaatttagatgatgattctttgtagtggtgtttgagagaaaattggaaagtatagaaagaaaatggaaatgaaaatgaaaaggaaaatggggaggtgggtgttgactagtcaagctagtcacatctttgctccaatggcgaaactagtccctcgcgttcggttgcgggtgcgtgaattgaccaaacgaattattttaaattacacggaagtacgggagatattaaaaatccgataacgagaatatttaaaatgttacttaacaaaggatacgaatctagatatgaagggtattatttaaaaagaaaaagacgggcgttaaaataatttaacggaaaaatgcgggatgttacattatccacacctcaaaagaaatttcgtcccgaaatttagttggaaataataatcgatacctctcactcgagaccggagatgtcaatgctatgaataagtgaaggtacgtccttgagtgttctcatgaatttggatttttacgatccccggtttcaactggttttcctatgaagagaagtttgtcttcaatagttggtgcatttagaagaattgcacgttcctgttccgcaggacacgtttctatgtttgttacacgaaatgtaaggtaaacggaaacttaattgagtcggaagttctaaacggtaggaagcggttccaatacgccccaaggtttcaaaaggttcaatattgcggctatagcctttctcgatttcccaaaatggattacacctttccaaggtgcggtttctcaatattacgcggttacacactgggatttgtgaggttttcatctaagtttggtataactcttttggcgactacggatcgtctcgagccctcctcggatttgaatgatttcaattgttgtttcttgatggagttcagatttcggtggttgatgctttggttaaatgaacaggggtatgacattagcggtcatatagggtttcggaaagtgcgcgtgaacacacgagtggtaactactgttgtaagagtgatctactaaaggtgacaatacgagtttgtgacatgtctttccaagacgtaaatcgttcgtttgttcggttcgtcgggttgtggaagatacgcggtacacatgtctaagtgggtttccaaggtttcttgcaaaactagaagcgatacgagtattttgatccgaggtaattggcaatggtacaccgtgttagaataggatctcttaagatatgtttgaacaagtcagttagggttcgaaaaaaaaaatgttcgttaggactattcaccctcgtggcgaatactaaggtaatatgaggaatttctctatccatggagaaatgttacaaggagttcccttaaacggaagtgcgagcgataaagataggagtgaaacgaggacttagaataggatgagcttacatctcgaggttgccataacgtgcccctagttgtcaaaaaaaaaaatgaagtctgaaagagaaacgagatagtacacgtaattgtatagttcggggttgaataatggttggacgattatcagcaacgcaagggcgttaagtcaaagaagagtgaagtatcgttggattgtgtgttatcttaaattccagtaatatcagacggtaacggtgaaataacagaggtatgtgtgtggtacgtgatgacgagaaagttgatcggatctacagtttagtattcgaattcttcgtgcaaaataacgaattttagttacgttaattttgagtcgagagagtatgcctttcggcgttcatgtagaaatatttccatgtttgagttccatctgttgctatacgattttaactagaaatgttggtgtgaagaatcacgctcaaggttcgaacacggagaggttcaaagttttcccttagtgagttaacgagtttaaaagtcgggtaacacgagaaaagtcagaaatgaatcttcggtgataacaggcgagatctaagattttacgaatacaagtctgagttgagagagtttcatgattacgtgtggcttgatttcgagattgattgtaataccttgaccattaacatcatggtctagaaaatttgacttcgtttaacagaaattctcactcggagaatttggtatagagttgctcttttctcaaagctcgagcgtaagatgatgatgttgttcgtttgccttctttacttgaataagttaagatgtcatctataaatatgataacagatttgtctagataagttgcatacgtggtttaggaggttcatgaatacggacggagtcctaaataaatcaaacggtactaagagggatttacaactaacgttgcgagctcggaaaatggcttaggagacatcgtctcccttaacccccaattgatgataaccagaacggaggtcgatttggaatacacgggatccacgcaattaatcatgaggtaatggatacgaggaagagagtattggtttccaaccgaaagttacttagttcacaataatctatacataaatgtagggcaacaatttctccttaatgaataggttttgagttccttagttctataggtgtcgagtccaatttcttaacgcatatcctccgataaaatttataggcacacaatatattccgtcggtcacttaaatcgtctaagtagtatctgggggaaagaggtggaatataaagagcacgagtcaaatccttggttataaaacgtctaacggtactcgaatcgaataagtatgaaatatacggtttgttgtgaagaaacgtacccgtgactagtccatcatcgtctcgggcatcctaggtgtcgatgttgtaagttcaacggcgcgcgttggattttgctttattctttgggcattcattcctaaaatgacccgattggccacatttgtagcaaatactcggctttggtgcgtcgggccccttttgagtgacgggggcggtacttccacaatacttggcaatatgaccactaccttggcaccaatggcaaattagcttgccacattcaccaaaatgatgcttgtggcatttgttgcaaaaaggtcgtgtcccggcataacttttcttgccgacgggggtgagaggttccttggaaaagttgttgttgtagttactcgattggggggcttcccattttcttttgttgtcacccgactcatcctcggctttaggtgccggcacttcgatctcatctaccgtttcgatcaattgacgggccatattcagggcctcttggtgattactgggtttggatgacattactccttgtttgatgctcttgggaagaccatccatgtaaagttcaacccttagaggttcgggggtcacgaggtttgggcacatcaaggatagctcagaaaatcgttgattatatgcctttaggtcattcccgaccgcttttaaagttcttagttcgtgttcgagcttacgggtctcttcacgcgggaagtattcggtgatcatctttttctttaagtcggcccatgagagtgtgtgggcttcatcgatacccaccgacagcacatacgtattccaccatgtgagggcgataccggaaaaagtgtgggtggaatatttgactttctcttggtcccgacaaccgcttatgctaaaaacggcttctgtttgctcaaaccatcgggtgagcacaaccggtcctccggtcccatcgaaggtgtgaggtttgcaccccatgaaagttttgtaggagcaaccctcgtttgaattaccggctccatggttgttgtggttgtggttgttattaatgtcggaggagatactagccatagccgcacctatggcggtggctatcatgcgttgaaaagcttgttcggaagtttcattacgtggtccgcgacggggaggcattgttccttcaagacacaagaatatcgttgattagtattctcaataatactaatcatgatagggaatgatgatgtagagaaaattttccttgactcgccttaaattctttatgtcataatgtcggaatgtccatatgaatcaccgtaatataatcccggaaattatattaccctgattctcatgtgcatttaacattacctcataaagtcaaggtggcgcgtcaacaaaatttatcaacgtaagatcaagatcgaatacgagttagatatgattgaagagttcgagtataaatgcacaaatagtcaagtaattcctacttcagtctatatgccggttgtagtctagattcacctatgtaccctatgactcggggtggacacaaatgaactctaaatccctacaaccaaggctctgataccacttgtagcgaccccgacaaatcgtcaagtgacggcgtcgactacgtaggtcccattacctggtcataagtctttaaaacagacatttgacccaaaatatgtcgcatccattcaagtgtaaagattgtttcaaagtttacaaagataattgaccacaagttaagttacaacgttataagtacaaatgaaaactatgcgacacagtttaaataagttcaaaagatgctccaaaatgcatgtatactcgacatccaagcaagtatcaaaagagtgcggaagcatgtatcactaagcattcaaaacctgagaaaacatagaagaatctgtcaacgaaaacgttggtgaaatcataggtttagtaagtattaaacgttgtttttgaaccacaagattttgtatttccataacgtagattatccaaatcatttgcattccaaaagtgttgttatacgcgagcactcaattatcaaaacttaaccaacgttaccccatcacacagtgctagaacccacactaaaacacaaaaatatatttcatccacataaaggtagcgaaccgtccgaatgagggtttgttaaacccgtatggccacacaatataagttctcgcttacaccctgcaagtgtaactaatgataatcgaattgaggcatttttgttctaactcgcacgtggaatgtttgttttcacacttgtgttcaaaacataaaagtaagtagtacaagatgtaacaaagtatatgttttctcagcccacgatttaaaagtataaaagttgttgaaaaggtgggactatgatctcaccttgagcgcaagagttaataaagtacttcaacaagtagacgcgtgcaaagacaaagctagtcttgacctaaacatataggttgtatcaataacggtaaacacaaacggtcaaagatgttcaattagtcctatggctcgttacgactcgattaatatagcatgtgaatcaatttgtcaagtttcatgcacgatacaagtagttaagtatgttagaacgattgtataatcgtttggttaagtttgactaaaagtcaaacttggtcaaagtcaaagtcaacggggtcgggtcgggtatccgacaattttcccaagacgagaagtcatataagagcctaatagtcaagtttcatgttaaacggagttttagttaagcggaaacatttttgtgacatttaaaaacaaaagagagtggcctggggcttttgcgcggcgcgcactgggttgcgcggcgcgcacccaagtgcaatttctggtcagaactcaaccaagaaggcaaacatctgggatctctgattctgcgcggcgcgcgggtaaatgcgcggcgcgcaatacctgggaatcatgcagtttgcagaaaaatggtccaagtcacgaaccaaaatacaatataacacatttcatgcaccgaaaacacttaaaacgcataacctatatcattagaaaggtaatttaacaaggaaaacaactaagcacatttcatcaagcaattcatcactaacaacaaccaaaaaccgcattaaacgttcataatcaaagtttcaagttctaaaacgcattttatgattcgggcaaccaatttacatgtatgatatgccgtttcgaaggtaatcatacacacattgcaacaaaattcttatctacaatatttcatagcatttggtgcatcaaaagttcatctaaagcttatcaaaccctaatccaagttcacaaaatcactaatcatgttcttggagtttccttaatcaacctatacatcaaaacgaagctaatgatactagtaacacttttaaaacatgcactttaacaatctaacaacttttgatcatccaaaatcaaggatttagcaagtaattttcatattgaactagttacaccaaaaacaacgaatcgagcatacaaattacatacacgacatcacaatgagccatagacactaattaacaactttataactcaaaaatctcaagaacacataaaattagtgattttagaaagttacccaaatgagatgaagttggtatcaaattgaagaggatgaagagaggattccaaatatgtattttgttttggttgaagcttccaaatccgaatttagatgatgattctttgtagtggtgtttgagagaaaattgaaaagtatagaaagaaaatggaaatgaaaatgaaaaggaaaatggggaggtgggtgttgactagtcaagctagtcacatctttgctccaatggcgaaactagtccctcgcgttcggttgcgggtgcgtgaattgaccaaacgaattattttaaattacacggaagtacgggagatattaaaaatccgataacgagaatatttaaaatgttacttaacaaaggatacgaatctagatatgaagggtattatttaaaaagaaaaaagacgggcgttaaaataatttaacggaaaaatgcgggatgttacacacggGCCTTGCCACGAACCTAGCAAACACCCTAACGTACATACATATCATGCGAGATATCGCATAACTTTTATGGTGCTATTTAATataacaaaaatatatttaaaccaGGAAAAATAAgtgtttttgtttctttttaaggctAATTATTCCTCTTATTTTGGGTACCATGAAAGTATATACGGGAGTAAATCTCGAAgatatttatttttctttattattcCTAAATTTAGAAAGgctatgtataatacgtgtatttGCTTTTTCATTATAATAATGAGCTACGATACCCAATAACATcgaataactaatattaataattaattaatattaatacagtACCGACTCCGTCTATTTCATCAACCTTGTTTGTTCGTATTCATTTTTTATTTCCACCGTTCTTTTCCTTTCTCTTTCTTCCCACAGCTGCCATTCAAGACTTTTTATTTTCCATTTCTTCTTCAGAAGCCAAAACGACAAGATTTATTAGAAAAATCTTATCTTGGTAAGTAGCGCGATCTTTTATAGATTTCTACTTAAATTTTATGAATACCATGTTCAGATTTTGGATAAAAATCAAATCTTTTTCATGGGTTTTGTTTATTTCCATGTTTTACTTGATGATTTAATGAATATTGATCTGGGTTCTAGCTTCTTAGTCGGATCTATAAAAAGATTTTTGATTTGGGATTGTTCAAATTTGATTAGACCATGCTTCTAAAATATGATAATAATTTGGTCTTCGTTTTTATGATCATGATTGAAGCTAAATAGTTTAAACTTTGCAAGATGATGTTATGTTATGATCTTATTGTCTTTTTTCTTGGATGATATTAACGATATTTAAAGTGTAATATGTTGTATTTGTTTTGTTAAAGTcagaaaaatataattttgtatcaTGACATTTAAAGGAAGTTTTAAAGTTTATTTTTTGATTGAGGTAAAAAGATATAATCAGAGTAGATCTAATTTTCTGTTTCCTCCCTTGAGACCAAATTTTGTAGACTTGTTTTAGTTGCTCATGCCCCCTTCTATCTCAATATGTTGgtgtttatatatctatatatgtatgtctaCGTGTGTGGATAGCTTATATGTGTTGCTATATTTGTTTCAGGCTTAAGTTCTTTGTAAGACGTATAAAATTAAAAAACCTTGAGACAAATAGGTCATATGTAGTTTTAATCCTATAAGCTAGTTAAAAAGTTAACTTTACAGTTTTCACTGAGTTAATTTCCATTTATAGAAACAAATATATATCTTGATGTATAGTCATCTCATATTCATGTGTTATAAATATGAGCCAAGTACTATTGTAATCAGACCACTTTTCAGTTTATTAAATGAATGGTGCAAtttctaagattttttttttttttttttaattactttCAGGAGAATATTTGATTTGATTGTGAATTGATATTTGGGAATAAGGTATTTAGACAGATTTTTTGATTGGGTTTAGAGTGATTCATGGGGATCTTTGAAGAAATAGGATTTTATGGAAATCTCGATTTTCTTTCGGGTTCTAACTGCGAGGGCGAACAGCCCCCACCTGAAACCGAACAAGAGGCACCCGTGGACGAAGATTACAGTGACGAAGAAATGGATGTAGATGAGCTCGAAAGGAGGATGTGGCGGGATCGAATGCTTTTAAGGCGGCTTAAAGATCAAAATAAGGGTAAAGAGGTAAATAACGCCAAACAACGCCAGTCTCAAGAACAAGCAAGAAGAAAGAAAATGTCTCGGGCCCAAGACGGGATcttgaaatacatgcttaaaatgaTGGAAGTTTGTAAAGCGCAAGGGTTCGTTTATGGAATCATCCCTGAAAATGGGAAGCCCGTTAGCGGAGCTTCTGATAATCTTCGGGCCTGGTGGAAGGAAAAAGTCCGGTTTGACCGAAACGGGCCCGCTGCAATCGCTAAATACCAAGCGGACCATTCGATTCCTGGTGAAAATGTGGATAATTGTGCGCCCGTTTCGACCCCACACACGTTGCAAGAACTTCAAGATACGACTCTCGGGTCACTTTTATCGGCTTTAATGCAACATTGTGACCCGCCTCAGAGGCGGTTTCCGTTGGAAAAGGGTGTCGCACCGCCGTGGTGGCCCACCGGAGATGAGGAATGGTGGGCCCAACTCGGGTTACCACAAGAACATGTGGCCCCACCGTATAAAAAACCTCATGATCTCAAAAAGGCGTGGAAAGTTGGGGTTTTAACGGCTGTGATTAAACACATGTCACCCGATATTGCTAAAATTAGGAAGCTTGTTAGGCAGTCGAAATGTTTACAAGACAAAATGACAGCTAAAGAAAGTGCCACGTGGCTTTCTATTATAAACCAAGAGGAATTGTTATCTCGTAAGCTGTATCCCGACAGCTGTCCTCCAATATCGTCAACAGGGTCCGGGTCGTATCTCGTTGCAGATACGAGTGACTATGATGTGGATGGTGTAGATATTGACCAGACCGTTGAATTAGATGAGTGCAAGCCACAACCTTGTGAGGTCAATAATCTTTACAATCTCGGGCTCATGGGACCCACTCACGGAATCGCGGGTCCTCAACTAGCTCAAGTCAAGGGTGAGCTTGTTGAAATCGCAAGTCCCGAAAATTTCGTTCAGAAACGGAAGCTACAATCTGATGATCAGCAGCAAACTCAAAAGATTTACACTTGTGAGTTTACGCAATGTCCTTATAGTGACATTCGTGTTGGATTTAATGACAGATTTTCAAGAAACAATCATCAAATAAGCTGTCCTTACCGTCCTAATCCTAGCCCGAATCATAATCCTTCTCATGGTGGGACCCTTAACTTCCAAATGAAAGAGCCCGTTTTCACCATCCCGTCTTTTGGTCAGCAGACCAAGGTCAATACGGGTCAACCCGTGAATCAAGACGCCCCATTTGTTAGTTCACAACTTGGACTTCCAGTAGATGGTCAACGGGCCATTTCTGATCTCATGTCGTTTTACGATACTAATCATCAAAACCCTAATAACCGAAATCTCGCTAATCTTGATGTTACCAATGACCAGCAGAAGCAAAAATTTCCCATCCAAATTGATGATGACTTTTTTGGTCAACGGGTCGAGTCAAACATCCCGTCTAATCTGCCAACGTTCATGCCAAACGGATTCCAATTCGAAACCAAAACTCCATACAATCCTTCATTCGATGCAAACAATAACTTGGATTTCAGATTCGTCTCCCAATCACCGTTCAATCTAGGAGTTGCTGACTTTTCTGGTGAGTCAAACCCGACCCAAGATATGTCATTGTGGTACCTTTGAAAAAACATCAACAAGACTCCATTTTAACAGGTGAAAAATCTTCCCTTTAGTACTTAGTATAGTATCAAGCTAGTGTTACATAATCTCGCTTGTTATTATCACGAAACTATGTACGCACTGTTTTTTACGTGTTTTTGTTACCGAATACTGGTGTAACTTGTGTAACTATATTTTGTTTATATATCATATGTGATGTACTAAATCAAATAAATGTTTGCTAGCTTTTGTTTCTGTATGATAGATTCACTGGCACATAAAGCCTTGACCATATTATtgtattatgtattatgtattctTATGTGTTTTGGCTCTTTGGGTGCACTTATTGGTGCACCCCAACAATAAAAGGGTGAATGCATGTGAGGGTTGTTGGATTAGTGATGAGAGTTTTGAGTTAAATTTTAGGATGGGACCAATTGACCAAAAAAGATTAGGTGGCAAACATGAACATGTGACTTTCTTTGGGTCCATTGATTTTGGGCCCATATATGGATAGATTTGAAATGGTTGTATAGCTGGATGTACACTAAATAACAAAACATAACGTCAAGGTCTGGAAATGTTAACAAGGATGTTAACTTTGACTACTAAGTTGAGTGTTGACTATGTTATTGGTTTGGGGCCTAATCTTTTGTTACTACCATTTTTGGTTAACTTTGTTCTCAATTATTGGGGAAGTGATGGTGTTCATCTATTGTCAAGTCTTGAATTATATGTTCATATATTGAAAATATCTACGCTGATATTTTTGAGAAAATTTACATATTATATAGAGTAATAGAAAATAGAAAAGATATGATAATATAGTGAAAATACAAGTGATACATATTCAAACGATCTGTTTGAGGATACTCGAAGATTGACTTGACCAAACGTGCATTAGAAAACCCTATGCATCCACTATTTTTCGAAAAGCTGGATTTGGAATCACTGGACGGATAAAAACCACACCCCCAATCATTTTCAACGCGCGCACACGTTTTCCGGGCGGAAATTCGAACCGCATAACATGGACCCGATCCATCAATTCATACGGGCATTTAGATCGGGTCAAATTCCTGCGTACAGGTCGGTAAAACCTCTAGCGGGCTTTTTACAGAGCCATTAATCGAACTCTTAACCTCAACCGTGCCCAATATTCAAGGTATTAGGGTTTAATCATTAGGCCACGAAGGCGGTTCCCTCAGATAcatccagtgttgtaaaaaacccgtttactcgccgattaatccccgattaatcatttttaggagcaatccgttccgatttccaaaaatccttttaattaaacggtcaacgtcttaatcaaagtcagttaaagtaaaaaaggttaacattttaacatgaatttaaactagaattttatagttttgaagcaaaatgaacaattttagacaattatgttaaaatttatCTCTATA
This genomic interval carries:
- the LOC139901864 gene encoding ETHYLENE INSENSITIVE 3-like 1 protein, yielding MGIFEEIGFYGNLDFLSGSNCEGEQPPPETEQEAPVDEDYSDEEMDVDELERRMWRDRMLLRRLKDQNKGKEVNNAKQRQSQEQARRKKMSRAQDGILKYMLKMMEVCKAQGFVYGIIPENGKPVSGASDNLRAWWKEKVRFDRNGPAAIAKYQADHSIPGENVDNCAPVSTPHTLQELQDTTLGSLLSALMQHCDPPQRRFPLEKGVAPPWWPTGDEEWWAQLGLPQEHVAPPYKKPHDLKKAWKVGVLTAVIKHMSPDIAKIRKLVRQSKCLQDKMTAKESATWLSIINQEELLSRKLYPDSCPPISSTGSGSYLVADTSDYDVDGVDIDQTVELDECKPQPCEVNNLYNLGLMGPTHGIAGPQLAQVKGELVEIASPENFVQKRKLQSDDQQQTQKIYTCEFTQCPYSDIRVGFNDRFSRNNHQISCPYRPNPSPNHNPSHGGTLNFQMKEPVFTIPSFGQQTKVNTGQPVNQDAPFVSSQLGLPVDGQRAISDLMSFYDTNHQNPNNRNLANLDVTNDQQKQKFPIQIDDDFFGQRVESNIPSNLPTFMPNGFQFETKTPYNPSFDANNNLDFRFVSQSPFNLGVADFSGESNPTQDMSLWYL